The genomic segment TTACAGGCTACGCAACGCTCTTCTCCGTCAGGATCGCGGGTCAGAACAATACGGCCACGGTAACGAGGCGGGACGTAAATAGGTACATCCGGGTACATTCTCGTGTCACGCTTATGAAACGCGTGCAGGAAAATCATCCACAGACTGCGCAGTTGGGTACCGAAACCAACCACTAACTCTTTTAATGTCATGGTTATCTCTCCCTTATTGCGCTTTAATCAGAATGATGGCTGCGGTAACCAGCAGGTTCAACAGCGTCAACGGCAAGCAAACGCGCCAGCCAAAAGACATCACCTGGTCATAACGTGGACGAGGCAATGATGCCCGCACCAGAATAAACATCATCATGAAGAAGCCGGTTTTCAGTGCAAACCACACAATCGGTGGTAAGAACGGCCCCTGCCAGCCACCAAAGAATAGCGTCACGATTAAGGCAGAAATGGTTACGATACCGACGTATTCACCCACGAAGAACAGACCGAACTTCATACCGGAATATTCAATGTGGTAACCGTCAGCCAGCTCCTGTTCCGCTTCCGGCTGGTCAAATGGGTGACGGTGACATACTGCGATGCCCGCTATCACAAAGGTGACAAAGCCAAAGAACTGAGGAATAACAAACCAGACGTCAGCCTGTGCTTCTACAATGTCGCGCATGTTAAACGAGCCAGTCACTGCAACAATACCCATTAGCGACAAGCCCAGGAACACTTCATAGCTCAGGGTTTGCGCCGAGGCGCGCATGGCACCTAACAGAGCATATTTGTTGTTACTTGACCAACCGGCAAACAGCACCGCATATACCGCTAAACCCGCCAGCATAAAGAAGAACAGAATACCGATATTCAGGTCAGATACACCCCAGGTTGGAGTAACCGGTACAATAGCGAAAGCCAGTAACATTGAGCTGAAGGCAATAATCGGTGCCAGAGTAAAGATCATCTTGTCAGAGAAGTTGGGAACCCAGTCCTCTTTGAAGAACATCTTAATCATGTCTGCCACGATTTGCAGTGAACCAAACGGCCCTACGCGGTTTGGTCCATAACGATCCTGAAACAGAGATAACAGGCGACGTTCACCGAAACTCATCAGTGCACCGCAGGTTACCACTACCAGCAGGATAACCACTGCTTTACCGATAGCAATCAGAGTATCCGTCACTTCCGGAGTCAGCCAACTCATACCGTCGTCTCCTTCAGGTTGTCAACGCGCTTGCCAACCAGAGCAGGAGAAATGCCCGGTAAGCCCAGAGGCAGACCAATAAAACCTGCTTCCAGCGCATCGCTGATTCTCACCGGCAGCTTCAGGTCGGAGCCTTCGCAGCTGAACGCCACGACAGAACCAACATTGACGCTCAGTTTGGCGGCATCTTGTGGATTCAACATCACATAAGCCTCTGGCATACGTTGCTGAATCACATCGGAACGCTGTGACATTTCGTCACTGCCAAACAGGTGGTAATAAGGCGCTACCTGCCAGCTGTTTTCGCCGTTAGCGGCTACATTCACTACCGCATCAAAATAGGCCAGTTCGCCGCTTTCCGCTTTCTCAATCAGACGCACACCCGGATCGCCAGAACGCAATTTCCCGCCCACTTCAGACTGGAATTTGTTCCACGCCTGTGGGGAGTTCCAGCCCGGAGCCCAGGCAAACGGAATCTGCTGACGATCGGCTTCAGGTGCGCTATAGCCTTCCATTGAATAAGCAAACGCAGTGTCATTATCCTGAGGTTGACGTTTTTCATGCACGCTGACATCAGCCATCATTGCGGTACGACCGCTGTAACGGTGAGGTTCACGGGCAATTTTCAGACCTTTAATACGGAATGACGCATCCGGTGCGGCGTTAACGATACCCGCCA from the Limnobaculum zhutongyuii genome contains:
- the nuoH gene encoding NADH-quinone oxidoreductase subunit NuoH, which gives rise to MSWLTPEVTDTLIAIGKAVVILLVVVTCGALMSFGERRLLSLFQDRYGPNRVGPFGSLQIVADMIKMFFKEDWVPNFSDKMIFTLAPIIAFSSMLLAFAIVPVTPTWGVSDLNIGILFFFMLAGLAVYAVLFAGWSSNNKYALLGAMRASAQTLSYEVFLGLSLMGIVAVTGSFNMRDIVEAQADVWFVIPQFFGFVTFVIAGIAVCHRHPFDQPEAEQELADGYHIEYSGMKFGLFFVGEYVGIVTISALIVTLFFGGWQGPFLPPIVWFALKTGFFMMMFILVRASLPRPRYDQVMSFGWRVCLPLTLLNLLVTAAIILIKAQ